From a single Kitasatospora azatica KCTC 9699 genomic region:
- a CDS encoding RICIN domain-containing protein gives MQTPHTPRTPQTPRRRRPLPRTATVAAIGTATLAMVAGTFVGTPAQAATTTLVVNANQTLRPVTHVASGGLYGLATATSPSDSLVSPLHPNTFVQMAPGGHQLPNGEPGPAGDALVVAPEAARAGAKVVVRMSDWYPNFPYKWVSWNDWLSAVDTQVASVKSSGATNISAYEPWNEPDWTWDTNNAGSFDSGWARTYQEIRAKGASTPIQGPSYSYYNGGRMSTFLSDAKASGTVPDIVSWHELGGSQNIAADVAAYRSLESSLGISPRPIAIEEYATTSEVGVPGPLAGYIAKFERVGVHDAELAFWNHYGTLGDTLVDTGGSPNGAYWLYKWYGDMSGNMLATTPPAQTGLDGAASLNSAGNQISVIFGGGSGSSAVTLNGLGSLTAFGSTVHVKLEYTPSPGRTTAVASPTTISESDYPVQNGSVTVPVSTNSTDGYHLVVTPSGTSTSLAGRYQITNVNSGLALDTQNAATAQGTAVVQATPTTGTDQNWTLVPAGSNLYKIINQKSGQALGIYQESTSDGGTALIWGDNGTPDHLWQMIPAGGGRYKIANYHSGLLLGVTNESTASGAQVLQWDDNGTPDHLWTLTAR, from the coding sequence ATGCAGACACCGCACACACCGCGGACGCCGCAAACGCCGCGCAGGCGACGGCCGCTGCCGCGCACCGCCACCGTCGCCGCCATCGGAACCGCGACCCTGGCGATGGTCGCCGGAACCTTCGTCGGCACCCCCGCCCAGGCCGCCACCACCACCCTGGTCGTCAACGCCAACCAGACCCTGCGGCCCGTCACCCACGTCGCCAGCGGCGGTCTCTACGGCCTCGCGACCGCCACCAGTCCGAGCGACAGCCTGGTCTCACCGCTGCACCCCAACACCTTCGTCCAGATGGCCCCCGGCGGCCACCAGCTGCCCAACGGCGAGCCCGGCCCCGCCGGTGACGCCCTGGTGGTCGCCCCCGAGGCGGCCAGGGCCGGAGCCAAGGTCGTCGTCCGAATGTCCGACTGGTACCCCAACTTCCCCTACAAGTGGGTAAGTTGGAACGACTGGCTGTCCGCCGTCGACACCCAGGTCGCCTCGGTCAAGTCCTCCGGCGCCACCAACATCAGTGCCTACGAGCCGTGGAACGAGCCGGACTGGACCTGGGACACCAACAACGCCGGTTCCTTCGACTCCGGTTGGGCCAGGACCTACCAGGAGATCCGCGCCAAGGGCGCCAGCACCCCCATCCAGGGCCCGAGTTACTCGTACTACAACGGCGGCCGGATGAGCACCTTCCTCAGCGACGCCAAGGCCAGCGGCACCGTTCCCGACATCGTCTCCTGGCACGAGCTCGGGGGCAGCCAGAACATCGCCGCGGACGTCGCCGCGTACCGGTCACTGGAGAGCAGCCTGGGCATCAGCCCGCGCCCGATCGCCATCGAGGAGTACGCCACCACCAGCGAGGTCGGCGTGCCCGGCCCCCTGGCGGGCTATATCGCCAAGTTCGAGCGAGTCGGGGTCCACGACGCCGAACTCGCCTTCTGGAACCACTACGGCACCCTCGGCGACACCCTGGTCGACACCGGCGGCTCGCCCAACGGCGCCTACTGGCTCTACAAGTGGTACGGCGACATGTCCGGCAACATGCTCGCCACCACTCCCCCGGCGCAGACCGGCCTCGACGGCGCCGCCTCGCTCAACAGCGCCGGCAACCAGATCAGCGTGATCTTCGGTGGCGGCTCCGGCTCCTCGGCCGTCACCCTCAACGGGCTCGGCTCCCTGACGGCCTTCGGCAGCACCGTGCACGTCAAGCTGGAGTACACGCCCTCCCCCGGCCGCACCACCGCCGTCGCCTCGCCGACCACCATCTCCGAGAGCGACTACCCGGTCCAGAACGGCTCCGTCACGGTGCCGGTCAGCACCAACTCCACCGACGGCTACCACCTCGTCGTCACCCCCAGCGGCACCTCCACATCGCTCGCCGGGCGCTACCAGATCACCAACGTCAACAGCGGCCTCGCGCTGGACACCCAGAACGCCGCCACCGCGCAGGGCACCGCCGTCGTCCAGGCCACCCCCACCACCGGCACCGACCAGAACTGGACCCTGGTGCCCGCCGGTTCCAACCTCTACAAGATCATCAACCAGAAGAGCGGCCAGGCTCTGGGCATCTACCAGGAGAGCACCAGCGACGGCGGCACCGCGCTGATCTGGGGTGACAACGGCACTCCCGACCACCTGTGGCAGATGATCCCCGCCGGCGGCGGCCGGTACAAGATCGCCAACTACCACAGCGGCCTGCTCCTCGGCGTCACCAACGAGAGCACCGCCTCCGGGGCCCAGGTCCTCCAGTGGGACGACAACGGCACCCCCGACCACCTCTGGACCCTCACCGCCCGCTGA